In Tenrec ecaudatus isolate mTenEca1 chromosome 4, mTenEca1.hap1, whole genome shotgun sequence, a single window of DNA contains:
- the LOC142445743 gene encoding olfactory receptor 4C11-like, which translates to MNQNKSVTEFILLGLTQDLVKQKVVFIIFLVFYSGTVVGNLLIIVTIKFSRSLGSPMYFFLFYLSLADICFSSSITPRLLADSLSAKTVISYNECLTQVFALHLFGAMEVFVLVLMAADRYVAICKPLRYPVIMRRQVCIILILLAWIVSFIHSITQIFLALKLPFCGPNLIDHYCCDLQPLLKLACMDTYVINLQFVANSGAICTNSLLLLMMSYFVILYSLRNHSAEGRKKALSTCTSHIIVVILSLGPCIFVYTRPPTTFPMDKLVELFYTIVTPFLNPLIYTLRNAEVKNAMRKLWRIKIASESKL; encoded by the coding sequence ATGAATCAAAATAAGAGTGTTACTGAGTTCATACTCTTAGGATTGACACAGGACCTGGTGAAGCAGAAAGTGGTGTTCATAATCTTCTTAGTTTTCTACTCTGGAACTGTGGTGGGAAATTTGCTCATTATTGTGACCATCAAGTTCAGTCGATCTCTAGGGAGTCCCAtgtatttctttctattttatttatcctTGGCTGATATCTGCTTTTCAAGTAGCATCACCCCGAGACTACTTGCAGATTCTCTCTCTGCAAAGACGGTCATATCCTACAATGAGTGCCTGACACAAGTGTTTGCGCTGCATTTATTTGGTGCCATGGAGGTCTTTGTCCTCGTCCTCATGGCTgctgaccgctatgtggccatctgtaaACCTCTGCGTTACCCGGTCATCATGAGAAGACAGGTCTGCATCATCTTGATTCTTCTTGCCTGGATAGTCTCTTTTATACATTCTATTACTCAGATTTTCCTGGCCTTGAAACTGCCCTTCTGTGGACCAAATTTGATTGATCATTATTGCTGTGACCTCCAGCCCTTGTTGAAACTTGCCTGTATGGACACTTATGTGATCAACCTCCAATTTGTGGCGAACAGTGGGGCCATTTGCACAAATAGTTTATTACTTCTGATGATGTCATACTTTGTCATCCTGTACTCTCTGCGAAATCACAGTGcggaagggaggaaaaaagccCTCTCCACTTGCACCTCTCACATCATTGTGGTCATCTTATCCTTAGGTCCATGTATATTCGTGTACACACGTCCTCCAACCACTTTTCCCATGGACAAGTTGGTGGAACTGTTTTATACCATTGTCACACCGTTTCTCAACCCCCTCATCTACACCTTACGGAATGCGGAAGTAAAGAATGCCATGAGGAAGCTATGGCGCATCAAAATTGCCTCAGAAAGCAAATTATGA